The following proteins are co-located in the Leishmania panamensis strain MHOM/PA/94/PSC-1 chromosome 26 sequence genome:
- a CDS encoding ribosomal protein L38, putative (TriTrypDB/GeneDB-style sysID: LpmP.26.2180) has translation MPREIKTLKEFLAVCSRKDARCVKVKRNPSATKFKVRCSRYLYTLVVNDKKKADKIERSIHPSVKKIAVTARSHAKTNAGTKQ, from the coding sequence ATGCCACGTGAGATCAAGACCCTGAAGGAGTTCCTCGCCGTCTGCTCCCGCAAGGATGCGCGGTGTGTGAAGGTGAAGCGCAACCCGAGCGCCACCAAGTTCAAGGTCCGGTGCAGCCGCTACCTCTACACACTAGTCGTgaacgacaagaagaaggctGACAAGATCGAGCGCTCCATCCACCCATCTGTAAAGAAGATCGCCGTGACGGCGCGCTCGCACGCCAAGACAAACGCTGGCACCAAGCAGTAA
- a CDS encoding hypothetical protein (TriTrypDB/GeneDB-style sysID: LpmP.26.2170), with the protein MPRSSAVATTPARRAGGDSSSLPARRPSRTSGKADPRTPVSDAVFHSETLLEEAPHAGREAEYESVVAYVSRRLLHETNTSLFVCGGCGCGKTSTVKRALRAMSTRVLPCDAKARSLVKHSTLEERGWRTCVANGDDAASATVKAPCSARKALLTALTTTPRSSQQLPAEEDSSSSDANGLTPSSSTSLVAALSRTTSPDTSLTSASSLTAVTAIRDAHVTLSSPESGRPSRSSIDSTATVLAAASPVRSVKRGRAADEWERDNRRSAELGRNATVLFTRNANARRRTQELEQEAVSHAQPEPFSLGYFSMRYPEVFSADRSGAAAPSSAAAASPSHPLFGHYVNCADVSGPLLIEALCDSIRATCTRNDSATQLLLQWLASMGKTASNRSHAIHYAGAGSPIASTPALSVRCARLPALHVVALDEVEYLRSGGAKTLTQLAELAFQHPAQLALIFISNQRTFVHVPQMMLEPLLFQPYSEARLREIGASAANAELQRCEQLAGADSCTSRSTGVKSTRGSAKVRKTVAHSLATGHMHQRASDVDIKPRLYDYIARKALLEFSGDVRQVIAMCHRVVSVAWQEVAEAKLETTAAADTATPTPTAMARGNRSTVVVGSAPMADLSSKLEAAVEAYSVGKSAAAATRATTALSSTSRSSSGAAAVNGVSSTRFSGAGGAPSALLTAEAPPAPAHSSSTSSSGVMTLAKSLRVLQTNQVESDIDKHIGALPEQTLYVLSCIVVLTLRKQEARTYASTSISGRIGTARTPGAGLTTAQRAVPTLSLKMHEVHQLYTRLMAKLHFPAMRADGFPVQVECLADFGVLTRPQLRGTDRVFSLNGTWTLPAMQAALVKRGEAIKQDRMAAGAGAMMENRFEEVLRELAGLVK; encoded by the coding sequence ATGCCCCGAAGCTCTGCCGTCGCCACAACACCGGCAAGGCGAGCAGGTGGAGACTCTAGCTCATTACCAGCACGACGTCCCTCTCGCACCAGTGGAAAAGCTGATCCGCGCACCCCCGTTTCAGATGCGGTTTTCCACTCGGAGACGTTGCTGGAAGAAGCCCCCCATGCCGGCCGTGAGGCGGAATACGAGTCGGTCGTCGCCTACGTCTCACGGCGGCTGTTACACGAGACGAacacctccctcttcgtGTGCGGCGGTTGTGGGTGCGGCAAAACTTCGACTGTGAagcgtgcgctgcgtgccatGTCGACACGTGTGTTGCCGTGTGATGCCAAAGCACGCAGTCTCGTCAAGCACAGCACCCTCGAAGAGCGCGGCTGGAGAACTTGTGTAGCGAACGGTGATGATGCAGCTTCTGCCACGGTCAAAGCACCTTGCAGTGCTCGAAAAGCACTACTAACCGCACTTACCACAACACCACGCTCgtctcagcagctgccggccGAGGAAGACAGCAGCTCCAGTGACGCCAACGGACTCACACCGTCGTCCTCGACTTCCCTGGTTGCTGCACTGTCGCGGACCACGTCGCCAGACACGTCGCTCACCTCCGCATCGTCATTGACCGCGGTCACTGCGATCAGGGATGCCCACGTGACCTTGTCTTCACCCGAATCGGGCCGGCCAAGTCGCTCCAGTATCGACTCCACTGCCACTGTTTTGGCAGCTGCCAGTCCGGTGCGTAGTGTCAAGCGCGGTCGCGCCGCGGatgagtgggagagggacaaCAGGCGCTCAGCGGAACTGGGCAGGAACGCCACAGTACTCTTCACGCGGAACGCAaatgcgcggcggcggacccaggagctggagcaggaggcggTATCGCACGCCCAACCAGAGCCGTTCAGCCTTGGCTACTTCAGCATGCGCTACCCCGAGGTGTTTTCGGCTGACAGAAGtggtgcggcggcaccgtcctctgcagccgccgcttcgccgtcccaccccctttttggACACTACGTGAACTGCGCCGATGTGAGCGGTCCACTTTTGATAGAGGCGCTGTGCGACAGCATCCGGGCAACATGCACGCGAAACGACAGtgccacgcagctgctgctccagtggCTTGCGTCCATGGGCAAGACAGCATCGAACCGGAGCCACGCCATTCATTACGCAGGCGCTGGGTCACCCATCGCTTCCACCCCTGCACTTTCGGTGCGGTGTGCGAgactgccagcgctgcacgtCGTTGCGCTCGACGAGGTGGAGTACCTGCgtagcggcggtgccaaAACACTCACCCAGCTGGCAGAGCTCGCCTTTCAGCACCCTGCACAGCTGGCGCTGATCTTCATTTCAAACCAGCGCACCTTCGTGCACGTGCCTCAAATGATGTTGGAGCCGTTGCTATTCCAACCGTACAGCGAGGCACGGCTGAGAGAGATTGGCGCCAGTGccgccaatgccgagctgcagcggtgcgagCAGCTCGCCGGCGCAGACAGCTGCACGTCGCGATCCACTGGAGTGAAGAGCACTAGAGGAAGCGCAAAGGTGCGTAAGACCGTAGCGCACTCATTAGCAACTGGTCACATGCACCAGCGCGCCTCCGATGTGGACATCAAACCGCGCCTGTACGATTACATCGCGCGCAAAGCGCTCCTTGAGTTTTCTGGCGATGTCCGGCAGGTTATCGCCATGTGCCACCGTGTTGTCTCGGTTGCCTGGCAGGAGGTGGCTGAGGCGAAGCTCGAgactaccgctgctgctgacacgGCGACGCCCACGCCCACGGCGATGGCACGCGGCAACCGAAGCACTGTGGTCGTAGGGAGTGCGCCGATGGCCGACTTATCCTCGAAGTTGGAGGCTGCTGTTGAGGCGTACAGCGTCGGTAAATCTGCAGCCGCGGCAACACGAGCGACAACTGCACTCTCAAGCACCTCGCGGTCTTCGtccggtgctgctgccgtcaaCGGCGTTTCCTCGACCCGGTTCAGTGGCGCCGGGGGTGCACCCTCTGCGTTGCTTACCGCTGAAGCACCGCCTGCTCCAGCACACtcgtcgtcgacgtcgtcCTCCGGTGTCATGACGCTGGCTAAGAGCCTCCGTGTTCTACAAACCAATCAAGTTGAAAGCGACATCGACAAACACATTGGCGCCCTACCAGAGCAGACACTTTACGTCCTCAGCTGCATTGTTGTCCTCACTTTGCGCAAGCAGGAGGCGCGCACCTACGCGTCGACGAGTATTAGTGGCCGCATCGGCACAGCTCGCACGCCAGGAGCGGGTCTCACGACGGCTCAGCGCGCGGTACCGACGTTGTCACTGAAGATGCACGAGGTGCACCAGCTGTACACACGACTCATGGCAAAGCTGCACTTCCCCGCAATGCGGGCTGACGGCTTTCCTGTGCAGGTGGAGTGCCTCGCCGACTTTGGCGTGCTGACGCGGCCACAGCTGCGCGGCACCGATCGTGTCTTTTCACTGAACGGGACCTGGACGTTGCCGGCGATGCAAGCAGCACTTGTGAAGCGTGGCGAGGCGATCAAGCAGGACCGCATGGCGGCTGGCGCGGGGGCGATGATGGAGAACCGCTtcgaagaggtgctgcgcgagctggcgGGCCTGGTCAAGTAG
- a CDS encoding hypothetical protein (TriTrypDB/GeneDB-style sysID: LpmP.26.2160), which produces MAQQQSNRRYEGYGHPTEFPSAPTGGRDNGAGAYFGGPRPPSSSTTSLSSATGLVRRSAQHTGATAPTNATGYQSSYGYFHGQGNSIDVNSDYNSDAGSSTSNPLYGGGGSGGSITNSTAGRGSPRPLAQQTFLPSEALVQSLPPSSWPQRRHTYQQPQPYAVPMPCSTANNLQQGTASGAMLPEAAFVQRSGPYMASPVNMSGPRMPVAYDVSGSPSITGAGMSGVSGARGASGFWGRLMAQVLPVLDDSAGGPGTRIGAGSAASIVERPPYQVRFGNPDDDLPLLEELGIFPRRILDKARAVLNPFKPIGVDVAKDTDLAGPIFFAFSLAVLLSLRGKIQFSAIYGLFVLGVGFFKMLLSLMQPRGDVPLQFVASTIGYGLLPTVLLAGVCTVGSWLMGLRGVLPLTLLMVTWSAWCGTTLVVKGLGMEEQRYLVLYPMLLFYSAFNVVAVY; this is translated from the coding sequence atggcacagcagcagtcgaACCGGCGGTACGAGGGATACGGTCACCCTACCGAGTTTCCGTCTGCACCGACAGGAGGTCGTGACAACGGTGCAGGTGCGTACTTCGGTGGCCCACGGCCGCCGTCTTCTTCTACTACCTCACTCTCCAGTGCCACCGGTCTTGTTCGGCGCTCCGCGCAGCACACTGGTGCCACCGCCCCGACCAACGCAACCGGCTACCAGAGCTCGTACGGCTACTTTCACGGGCAGGGTAACAGCATTGACGTTAACAGCGACTACAACAGCGATGCCGGGAGCTCAACGTCAAACCCGCTAtacggaggcggcggtagcggcggGTCGATCACGAACAGCACTGCCGGCAGGGGCTCACCGCGTCCACTGGCTCAGCAAACGTTTCTGCCATCGGAGGCCTTAGTGCAGTCCTTGCCGCCGTCTTCAtggccgcagcgccggcatACGTAtcaacagccgcagccatATGCAGTGCCGATGCCATGTTCGACGGCCAACAACCTGCAGCAGGGGACAGCAAGTGGGGCAATGCTGCCGGAGGCTGCAtttgtgcagcgcagcggcccATATATGGCGAGCCCTGTCAATATGAGCGGCCCGCGCATGCCCGTTGCCTACGATGTCTCGGGCAGCCCGAGCATCACTGGTGCCGGTATGTCTGGCGTCAGTGGAGCCCGCGGGGCGAGTGGTTTTTGGGGGCGTCTGATGGCCCAGGTTCTACCAGTGCTGGACGACAGCGCCGGAGGCCCTGGCACCAGAATTGGTGCTGGCAGTGCAGCCTCCATCGTTGAGCGCCCACCGTATCAGGTGCGCTTTGGCAACCCCGACGATGACCTGCCGTTACTGGAGGAACTTGGCATCTTTCCACGGCGTATACTGGACAAGGCGCGTGCGGTGCTGAATCCCTTCAAGCCAATAGGTGTCGACGTAGCGAAGGACACCGATCTGGCAGGCCCcatcttctttgccttctcgctagcggtgctgctgtcgctgcgtgGAAAGATACAGTTCAGCGCGATTTACGGTCTCTTTGTGCTCGGCGTGGGCTTCTTCAAGAtgctcctctccctcatgCAGCCTCGCGGCGATGTACCTCTGCAGTTTGTTGCGAGTACGATTGGCTACGGCCTGCTCCCAacggtgctgctcgccggAGTGTGCACCGTAGGTTCGTGGCTTATGGGACTCCGCGGTGTGCTGCCTctgacgctgctgatggTGACGTGGTCGGCGTGGTGCGGAACGACGCTTGTGGTGAAGGGGCTAGggatggaggagcagcgctacCTAGTTCTGTACCCGATGCTTCTCTTCTACTCCGCGTTTAATGTGGTGGCAGTGTACTAG
- a CDS encoding kynureninase, putative (TriTrypDB/GeneDB-style sysID: LpmP.26.2200) → MRNAAAETLLSTVSATGMALTEDGFAEHMDSVDPLREHRSSYHIPKMRDGTAFSYCAGNAMGLQHIHVEASVEVFLKKWREQAVGGPCMQPTPWPEIGQMCVKDMAAIVGAKDTEVAIMNTLTVNLHLLLTAFYRTQGSKRKLMIAPHSFPRDGYCLLSLLETRGLNPGEDVIKITAPGTRDWSDPATVIPTEAFLSVIEKRGDETAVLVVSAVQYLTGQWFDIPAIVKAARAKKIIVGVDCSHAVGNVPLHLHDWDVDFAYWCTCKYLNSGPGSLSGLFVHNKHASCTIPLECLNGLWGSDIKSCFSEHRRFEPAPGASPLQINTPSAACHVILAPSLKLMASVGMEAIRQKSLLLTAYLELLVSELIPPGCIDVVTPANPNQRGAQLSLRILPNKLKLCQEAVSEYECGAGGAAETDDTALLQRQLLDKGVIIDMCSPDMVSIAPAPMYNSFADVLRVVRTLASLF, encoded by the coding sequence ATGCgcaacgcagcggcagagacgcTCTTGAGCACCGTCAGTGCCACCGGGATGGCCCTGACGGAGGACGGCTTTGCGGAGCACATGGACAGCGTCGACCCGCTTCGTGAGCACCGCAGCTCGTATCACATTCCTAAGATGCGCGATGGCACCGCCTTCTCCTACTGTGCCGGGAACGCCATggggctgcagcacatcCATGTGGAGGCCTCCGTCGAGGTCTTCCTCAAAAAGTGGCGCGAGCAGGCGGTGGGTGGGCCCTGCATGCAGCCCACGCCATGGCCCGAGATTGGTCAAATGTGCGTCAAGGACATGGCTGCCATCGTCGGTGCCAAGGACACGGAGGTGGCCATCATGAACACCCTCACAGTGAACCTACATCTTCTCCTGACCGCCTTCTACCGCACGCAGGGTAGCAAGAGGAAGCTCATGATTGCACCTCATAGTTTTCCGAGAGACGGCTACTGCCTCCTCTCGCTACTCGAGACGCGCGGACTGAACCCCGGCGAGGACGTTATCAAGATCACGGCACCAGGCACTAGGGACTGGAGCGATCCCGCTACCGTCATCCCGACGGAGGCGTTCCTCTCCGTGATAGAGAAGCGCGGTGACGAAACGGCCGTGCTCGTTGTGTCAGCCGTGCAATACCTCACCGGCCAGTGGTTCGACATCCCCGCCATCGTGAAGGCGGCGCGCGCCAAGAAGATCATCGTCGGCGTTGACTGTTCCCACGCCGTAGGCAacgtgccgctgcacctTCATGACTGGGACGTCGATTTTGCATACTGGTGCACATGCAAGTACCTGAACAGTGGCCCTGGCAGCCTCAGCGGTCTTTTCGTCCACAACAAGCACGCGTCTTGCACCATCCCGCTCGAGTGCCTGAACGGATTGTGGGGCAGTGACATCAAGAGTTGCTTCTCAGAGCACCGCAGATTTGAGCCGGCGCCAGGtgcctcgccgctgcagatTAACACTCCATCAGCGGCATGCCACGTGATTCTGGCGCCGTCACTGAAGCTGATGGCATCGGTTGGGATGGAGGCGATCCGGCAGAAGTCGTTGCTGCTTACAGCCTACCTGGAGCTGCTTGTGAGCGAACTCATACCTCCGGGCTGCATCGATGTTGTGACACCAGCAAACCCGAACCAGCGCGGCGCCCAGCTCTCGCTCCGCATTCTTCCAAATAAACTGAAGTTATGCCAAGAGGCTGTGTCAGAGTATGAGTGTGGCGCCGGTGGGGCTGCCGAGACGGACGACAccgccctgctgcagcgtcagctgCTCGACAAAGGTGTCATAATTGACATGTGTTCCCCAGACATGGTCTCCATAGCACCGGCGCCCATGTACAACAGCTTTGCCGACGTCCTTCGTGTCGTGCGCACTCTTGCTTCCCTCTTCTAG
- a CDS encoding GDP-mannose 4,6 dehydratase, putative (TriTrypDB/GeneDB-style sysID: LpmP.26.2190), with translation MNSNETAVTDADAPSSSTLSQAGTAPLPRITTADLSEHPALVTAHGEAHVHDLLRHLPGHRILVTGGCGFIGSAFIRHLLVYAPATVHVFNLDTLEYCAGVDAVLGALSATGDDDRATLGGDTSASEDQSTTVASCPSSNAGSLVSRYHFIPGSILDATLVLDALRTYRIDVIVHMAAQTHVENSFSKSLLFTMVNVVGTHTLLECAREYGQLTRFLHISTDEVYGETPTTVRPADETSTVLRPTNPYAATKAAAEHLVSAYHHSFRLPVLISRSNNVFGPGQYPEKVIPRFITCALRQERLPIQGDGHHQRSFLYIEDVVRALSTILVRGTVGEVYNIAGEEELSVHEVAQRVVACITGADHDKVRAASRAEFDASYVRYVADRAYNDARYCSDKEKLAALGWTQQVSFGEGLHRTVSWYRGHPLEAGGYWKGGSGGWCHSLL, from the coding sequence ATGAACTCGAACGAAACGGCAGTTACTGACGCTGATGCGCCGTCATCGAGCACGCTTTCGCAGGCTGGTACAGCGCCACTCCCCAGGATCACCACCGCTGACCTCAGCGAGCACCCTGCGCTGGTGACTGCGCACGGTGAAGCCCACGTGCACGACCTTCTCCGACACTTGCCAGGCCATCGCATACTTGTCACTGGCGGTTGTGGCTTTATCGGTAGCGCCTTCATCCGCCATCTGCTTGTCTACGCTCCCGCAACGGTGCACGTCTTCAACCTGGACACGCTCGAGTACTGCGCGGGCGTTGACGCGGTCCTTGGAGCTCTCTCTGCAACCGGAGATGACGATCGCGCAACCTTGGGCGGTGACACGTCAGCGTCAGAGGATCAGAGCACTACTGTCGCCTCCTGCCCCTCGTCCAATGCCGGTTCACTGGTATCCCGTTACCATTTTATCCCCGGCTCTATCCTGGATGCGACTCTCGTGCTGGACGCGCTGCGCACCTATCGTATTGACGTCATTGTTCACATGgctgcacagacgcacgtTGAAAACAGCTTCTCCAAGAGCCTCCTTTTCACGATGGTGAACGTTGtgggcacgcacacgctaCTCGAATGCGCGCGGGAGTACGGCCAGCTGACTCGCTTCTTACATATTAGCACGGACGAGGTGTACGGTGAAACCCCAACGACAGTGCGACCAGCCGACGAGACAtcgacggtgctgcgcccAACGAATCCATACGCAGCGACAAAGGCCGCAGCGGAGCACCTTGTCTCCGCCTATCATCACTCGTTCAGGCTTCCTGTGCTCATCTCGCGCAGCAACAATGTGTTCGGGCCCGGACAGTATCCTGAGAAGGTGATTCCACGCTTCATCACATGTGCGCTACGTCAGGAGCGGCTGCCGATCCAGGGAGATGGTCACCATCAGCGCAGCTTTCTCTACATTGAGGACGTGGTCAGAGCACTGTCAACCATCCTCGTGCGCGGCACTGTCGGTGAGGTCTACAACATCGCTGGTGAGGAGGAGTTGTCCGTGCACGAGGTGGCACAGCGAGTTGTCGCATGTATCACCGGTGCTGACCACGACAAAgtgcgcgccgcctctcGTGCGGAGTTCGATGCCTCCTATGTGCGCTACGTAGCGGATCGCGCCTACAATGATGCGCGATACTGCAGCGACAAAGAGAAGCTGGCGGCTCTGGGTTGGACGCAGCAGGTCTCGTTCGGAGAGGGGCTGCACCGCACTGTCAGCTGGTATCGTGGTCATCCTTTGGAGGCTGGTGGGTACTGGAAAGGTGGGAGTGGGGGCTGGTGCCACAGCCTCTTGTAG
- a CDS encoding hypothetical protein (TriTrypDB/GeneDB-style sysID: LpmP.26.2210): MADYTFDSAIRRADGVGTTATLDDSSLLRSLIKSAKSAHSTLGRALDNNLSHQRFGGAEMEPSALTMNWRERKRQMRLQHEMQVVCDDIHLRATGTRRDQRDGVPGASVRGTAPRPLAAFTFSATGMVMGCTADKSQLFIPALPTMAPSMTAAADDGTEVLGGTRIGGDGRGYVTLIGAVPTYNTTRLIEDNYELISSFRAYRTDALRAEQQTALRDVSAPHPDLLLQLAPLVQPVQSDEAAQQHLLVDQETLPYHLCQRYRQARASHSMSAAHVNEAAVAVDGGEEAAPHSPKSPPQVDGTAAVATAAKGTWPFTCQGRPAITGAQHSGTVGSAGGKGGNELHRRRLIGHRQPCLGQYHVRYTVVEPRVVGGYVAPQAPVRNTQQHDEANPRQDAEDSGSIFGQTQREDCRLTVNLHGSYSTGADATPHRGGSTHGQNIKGSSMFVSESPRQIGHGTAAPDVFYWPYPDVRSTTKRVPCLVQLDNPTTQRRREPLVSGVPGSVYEVCGDIAANQTRTVAMDRTTGRSSHWYGRAPPNARGEPLDVDEALRATRPKERAVTLLPRTHARDPSADSARTLAVVDTSVSVERNLAYPQPFIGGLTQLAHIRDFGKVLGRAKREERAMRNMGGGAGNDVLPGETEECEWTQRRSRAIVIHPRAPGHQPLHAPNATELGDVPSLALTKPRSGCTTDLGKGQARPMHLLPMHDLTYSAEPGYVLTGPRAKGTPSIGRTVSRQQARSRTAEEGCGALVMYNPTDYLTPRVKSVPDFEKQITKAHEFRGHRVQSERYLQLFPSAPGPGHYTVNYSQVE, translated from the coding sequence ATGGCGGACTACACCTTTGACTCCGCCATCCGCCGTGCCGACGGCGTCGGCACCACGGCCACTCTAGATGACTCGAGTCTCCTCCGCTCGTTGATCAAGTCTGCCAAGAGCGCACACAGTACTCTCGGTCGTGCACTGGACAACAACCTGTCGCACCAGCGCTTTGGCGGAGCGGAGATGGAGCCGAGCGCGCTGACGATGAACTGGCGTGAGCGAAAGCGCCAgatgcggctgcagcacgagATGCAAGTCGTGTGCGACGACATCCACCTGCGCGCAACGGGGACGCGCAGGGATCAGCGTGATGGTGTTCCAGGGGCGTCAGTGAGAGGTACAGCACCGCGTCCACTAGctgccttcaccttctcAGCGACAGGCATGGTCATGGGCTGCACCGCTGACAAGTCGCAGCTTTTCATCCCGGCACTGCCGACGATGGCGCCATCTATgacggccgccgccgacgatgGCACGGAGGTCCTTGGCGGCACGAGGATTGGTGGTGACGGCCGCGGCTACGTCACTCTTATTGGTGCAGTTCCGACTTACAATACAACTCGGCTTATTGAAGACAACTACGAACTTATCAGCAGCTTTCGCGCCTACCGCACAGACGCACTAAgggcggagcagcagaccGCTCTCCGCGACGTTTCAGCACCCCACCCAGACCTTCTGCTACAGTTAGCTCCGTTGGTTCAACCGGTGCAAAGCGACGAGGCAGCTCAGCAGCATCTGCTCGTCGACCAAGAAACGCTCCCGTATCACCTCTGCCAGCGCTACAGACAAGCCCGTGCGTCACATTCAATGTCGGCGGCGCATGTAAATGAGGCTGCAGTGGCAGTAGAtggaggcgaggaggcggcgccgcacagCCCTAAGTCTCCACCGCAGGTGGACGgcaccgcggcggtggccaccgccgccaaggGCACGTGGCCCTTCACCTGCCAAGGTCGTCCGGCTATAACGGGCGCGCAACACAGTGGAACCGTCGGTAGTGCTGGTGGGAAGGGTGGCAACGAGCTCCATCGCCGGCGCCTCATCGGTCATCGCCAGCCGTGCCTCGGCCAGTACCACGTGCGCTACACCGTCGTCGAGCCGCGTGTCGTCGGCGGCTACGTGGCGCCACAGGCTCCCGTGAGGAATACTCAGCAGCACGACGAGGCAAACCCGCGACAAGACGCAGAGGATAGCGGCTCTATCTTTGGCCAGACGCAGCGAGAGGACTGCCGCTTAACTGTGAACCTGCACGGGTCGTACTCCACGGGCGCCGACGCTACCCCacaccgtggcggcagcacgcacGGCCAGAATATCAAGGGCAGCTCCATGTTCGTCTCAGAGTCGCCGCGGCAGATAGGGCACGGCACAGCCGCCCCTGATGTCTTCTACTGGCCATATCCCGATGTGCGCTCCACTACGAAGCGAGTGCCTTGCCTTGTGCAGCTTGACAACCCTaccacgcagcgccgcagggaGCCGCTTGTTTCAGGAGTGCCAGGCTCGGTGTATGAAGTGTGCGGCGATATCGCGGCGAACCAGACACGGACAGTGGCGATGGATCGGACGACTGGACGTAGCTCACACTGGTACGGTCGAGCGCCTCCTAACGCCCGCGGCGAACCGCTGGACGTGGATGAGGCGCTACGCGCGACACGACCGAAGGAACGGGCGGTAACGCTTCTGCCCCGCACGCATGCGAGAGACCCGAGCGCGGATTCGGCGCGTACGCTGGCCGTGGTTGATACAAGCGTCTCTGTCGAGCGCAATTTAGCCTATCCGCAGCCCTTCATCGGTGGCCTAacgcagctggcgcacaTCCGCGATTTTGGTAAGGTCCTCGGCCGAGCCAAGCGGGAAGAGCGGGCGATGCGCAAcatgggcggcggtgccggcaATGACGTGCTACCTGGAGAAACCGAGGAGTGCGAGTGGACGCAGAGGCGTAGTCGCGCCATCGTGATTCACCCCCGCGCGCCTGGTCACCAGCCATTGCACGCGCCGAACGCCACAGAGCTCGGCGACGTACCCTCGCTGGCTCTCACGAAGCCGCGTTCGGGGTGCACGACTGACCTCGGCAAGGGTCAGGCCAGGCCGATGCACCTCTTGCCAATGCACGACCTCACGTACAGCGCGGAGCCAGGCTATGTGCTGACTGGGCCACGCGCGAAGGGCACGCCGTCGATCGGCCGCACTGTGTCACGCCAGCAGGCACGCTCGCGCACCGCAGAGGAGGGCTGTGGCGCCTTGGTGATGTACAATCCAACAGACTACCTGACCCCGCGTGTCAAGTCGGTGCCGGACTTCGAGAAGCAGATCACCAAGGCGCACGAGTTCCGCGGTCACCGGGTCCAGTCGGAGCGGTATCTGCAGCTCTTCCCTTCTGCACCTGGGCCTGGCCACTACACGGTCAACTACTCTCAGGTCGAGTAG